A part of Tardiphaga sp. vice304 genomic DNA contains:
- the rimP gene encoding ribosome maturation factor RimP: MTEPTTEPVDLELLSEPRLVIEPGAAARVSAIAGPVLQGMGYRLVRIKISGELGCTVQIMAERPDGTMLVEDCEAISHALSPVLDVSDPIERAYRLEVSSPGIDRPLVRRTDFERYQGYLVKIEMAVPVGGRKRFRGLLGAIEGDVVLIDREGARDGEDPITRLPLDDISNANLVLTDELIAESMRRGKQAERDMKQELGVRPAPPPHAKRSDPTKSFAPKPKLKAAKKAAAKPAPKNTKEHRLAAERQRLGLDPTEGD; this comes from the coding sequence ATGACCGAACCGACCACAGAACCCGTGGATCTCGAACTGCTCTCCGAGCCTCGCCTGGTCATTGAACCGGGTGCTGCCGCGCGCGTATCCGCAATCGCCGGTCCGGTGCTGCAGGGCATGGGCTACCGGCTGGTCCGCATCAAGATTTCCGGCGAACTCGGCTGCACCGTGCAGATCATGGCCGAGCGGCCGGACGGCACCATGCTGGTCGAGGATTGCGAGGCGATTTCGCACGCACTGTCGCCGGTGCTGGACGTGTCCGACCCGATCGAGCGCGCCTACCGCCTGGAAGTGTCGTCGCCCGGCATCGACCGGCCGCTGGTCCGCCGCACCGATTTCGAGCGCTACCAAGGCTATCTGGTCAAGATCGAGATGGCGGTACCGGTCGGCGGCCGCAAGCGGTTTCGCGGCCTGCTCGGCGCCATCGAGGGCGACGTCGTGCTGATCGATCGGGAAGGTGCCCGCGACGGCGAAGATCCCATTACCCGCTTGCCGCTGGACGACATTTCCAACGCCAATCTGGTGCTGACCGACGAGTTGATCGCCGAATCGATGCGCCGCGGCAAGCAGGCCGAGCGCGACATGAAGCAGGAGCTCGGCGTCCGGCCGGCGCCGCCGCCGCACGCCAAGCGCAGCGATCCCACCAAGAGCTTTGCGCCCAAGCCGAAGCTCAAGGCGGCCAAGAAGGCGGCTGCGAAGCCTGCCCCGAAGAATACCAAGGAACACCGCCTCGCCGCTGAAAGACAGCGTCTGGGCCTCGACCCCACCGAAGGAGACTGA
- a CDS encoding helix-turn-helix domain-containing protein, translating into MSAKTPNPVDKYVGSRVRMRRIMLGMSQEKLGEALGLTFQQVQKYEKGTNRVGASRLQQISEILQVPVSFLFEGGPGAILHADGFSEASSPAYVSDFLATSEGLALTRAFTRITDAKLRRSIVDMVEQIAAREAPDER; encoded by the coding sequence ATGTCGGCCAAAACGCCCAATCCGGTTGACAAATATGTTGGCAGCCGTGTGCGGATGCGGCGCATCATGCTCGGCATGAGCCAGGAAAAACTTGGCGAAGCGCTCGGCCTCACCTTCCAGCAGGTGCAGAAATACGAGAAGGGCACCAACCGCGTCGGCGCCAGCCGGCTGCAGCAGATTTCCGAAATCCTGCAGGTGCCGGTGTCGTTCCTGTTCGAAGGTGGCCCCGGCGCCATCCTGCACGCCGACGGGTTCAGCGAAGCCTCCTCGCCGGCCTACGTGTCGGATTTCCTCGCCACCTCCGAGGGCTTGGCGCTGACCCGCGCCTTCACCCGCATCACCGATGCCAAGCTTCGCCGCAGCATCGTCGACATGGTCGAGCAGATCGCCGCCCGCGAGGCGCCGGACGAACGCTGA
- the lnt gene encoding apolipoprotein N-acyltransferase, with product MIPRPLRNLALSIILAWGWKRAGIALLAGIVSSLAMAPFNAWPVLFLTFPIVVWLIDGSAAGRMQGVPAAAMAGWWFGFGYFVPGLYWIGYAFLVDADTFAWLLPAAIGGLPAYLALFTAAGFALARLLWTKDATRVLALAASLTIGEWLRGHVLTGFPWNSFGYALSEPLALAQIASLIGLWGMTFVAVAIFAAPAILIDGPSRTARPWLPLALAVALLVGMGTFGVIRLSRTPTQLVAGVKLRIMQPNLAQDVRFNYAAKAEVMKQYLALSDRATGPDSSGVGDASILIWPESAFPFFLTREADAMAQIAALLPKGTTLVTGAVRPPDQPPGTRVTRAYNSIFVIDDEGSIVSAYDKLHLVPFGEYLPFQEFAEKIGLQQLTKQVGGFIPGTRRRSLEIPGAPRMLPLICYEAIFPNDITSPDDRPGWIVNLTNDGWFGISTGPYQHLQQTRMRAVEEGLPIVRAANTGISAVIDPVGRITAKLDLGVEGVLDAGLPAAIAPTLYARMRDIPALIFVALGILVAVRRRTAARA from the coding sequence GTGATCCCCCGTCCGCTGCGCAACCTCGCTCTGTCGATCATCCTGGCCTGGGGCTGGAAGCGCGCCGGCATTGCGCTTCTCGCCGGCATCGTGTCGTCGCTGGCAATGGCGCCGTTCAACGCCTGGCCGGTGCTGTTCTTGACGTTCCCGATCGTGGTCTGGCTGATCGACGGCTCCGCCGCCGGCCGGATGCAGGGCGTTCCCGCCGCGGCGATGGCCGGCTGGTGGTTCGGCTTCGGTTATTTCGTGCCCGGCCTGTACTGGATCGGCTACGCCTTCCTGGTCGATGCCGACACCTTCGCCTGGCTGCTGCCGGCGGCCATCGGCGGCCTGCCCGCTTATCTCGCGCTGTTCACCGCGGCAGGTTTTGCATTGGCGCGGCTGTTGTGGACGAAAGATGCCACCCGCGTGCTGGCGCTGGCCGCCAGCCTGACCATTGGTGAATGGCTGCGTGGCCATGTGCTGACCGGCTTCCCCTGGAACAGTTTCGGCTATGCCCTCAGCGAACCGCTGGCGCTGGCGCAGATCGCGTCGCTGATCGGGCTGTGGGGCATGACGTTTGTAGCAGTGGCGATCTTCGCCGCACCCGCGATCCTGATCGACGGCCCCTCGCGGACGGCGCGGCCCTGGCTGCCGCTGGCGCTCGCCGTGGCGCTGCTGGTCGGGATGGGCACGTTCGGCGTGATCCGGCTGTCGCGCACGCCGACGCAACTGGTCGCGGGCGTCAAGCTGCGCATCATGCAACCGAATCTCGCGCAGGACGTCCGCTTCAACTATGCCGCCAAGGCGGAGGTGATGAAGCAATATCTCGCGCTGTCGGACCGCGCCACCGGGCCGGATTCCAGCGGCGTCGGCGACGCCAGCATCCTGATCTGGCCGGAATCGGCCTTTCCGTTCTTCCTCACGCGCGAGGCGGACGCGATGGCACAGATCGCAGCCTTGCTGCCGAAAGGCACCACGCTGGTCACCGGCGCCGTGCGCCCGCCCGACCAGCCGCCCGGCACAAGGGTGACGCGGGCCTATAATTCGATCTTCGTGATCGATGACGAAGGCAGCATCGTTTCGGCCTATGACAAACTACATCTGGTGCCGTTCGGCGAATATCTGCCGTTTCAGGAATTTGCCGAAAAGATCGGTCTCCAGCAACTCACCAAGCAGGTCGGCGGATTCATCCCCGGCACGCGCCGGCGATCCCTCGAGATTCCCGGCGCCCCGCGCATGCTGCCGCTGATCTGCTACGAAGCGATCTTCCCCAATGATATCACCTCGCCCGACGACCGCCCGGGCTGGATCGTCAACCTCACCAATGACGGCTGGTTCGGCATTTCCACAGGCCCCTATCAGCATCTGCAACAGACGCGGATGCGCGCGGTCGAAGAAGGCCTGCCGATCGTTCGAGCAGCGAACACCGGCATCTCGGCGGTGATCGATCCGGTCGGCCGCATCACAGCGAAACTCGACCTCGGTGTCGAAGGCGTGCTCGACGCTGGTCTGCCGGCTGCCATCGCACCGACGCTTTACGCGCGGATGAGAGATATTCCAGCTTTGATATTTGTAGCTCTCGGCATCCTCGTTGCAGTGCGACGGCGCACGGCGGCGCGGGCATAG
- the nusA gene encoding transcription termination factor NusA, protein MAAVSANKLELLQIADAVAREKSIDRSIVIEAMEDAIAKAARARYGSETDVHAEINPKTGQLQLTRHMLVVEDVENSSNQISLFDAERANPGAQIGDTIADTLPPLEYGRIAAQSAKQVIVQKVREAERDRQFQEFKDRIGDIVNGIVKRVEYGSVIVDLGRGEAIVRRDEMLPREVFRNGDRVRAYIFDVRRETRGPQIFLSRTHPQFMVKLFAQEVPEIYDGIVEIKAVARDPGSRAKIGVISRDSSVDPVGACVGMRGSRVQAVVNELQGEKIDIIPWSPDIATFVVNALAPAEVSKVVIDEDRERIEVVVPDTNNQLSLAIGRRGQNVRLASQLTGWDIDILTETEESERRQADFENSTRVFMEALNVDEVVGQLLATEGFTSVEELAMVDGQELASIEGFDDETAAELQSRAREYLEQLESELENKRKELGVEDALKTVPGVTLKMMVKFGENEIKTVEDLAGCATDDLVGWTERKEGSEPVKHPGVLDASEVSREDAEALIMQARVIAGWITQADLDKGAEADASEEA, encoded by the coding sequence ATGGCCGCTGTCAGCGCCAATAAACTCGAATTGCTTCAGATTGCGGATGCGGTTGCACGGGAGAAATCGATCGACCGCTCGATCGTGATCGAGGCGATGGAAGACGCGATCGCGAAGGCGGCGCGGGCGCGCTACGGCTCCGAAACCGACGTGCACGCCGAGATCAATCCGAAGACCGGCCAGCTGCAGCTCACCCGCCACATGCTGGTGGTCGAGGACGTCGAGAATTCGTCCAACCAGATTTCGCTGTTCGATGCCGAACGCGCCAATCCGGGTGCGCAGATCGGCGACACCATTGCCGACACCCTGCCGCCGCTGGAATACGGCCGCATCGCCGCACAGTCCGCCAAGCAGGTGATCGTGCAGAAGGTGCGCGAAGCCGAGCGTGACCGCCAGTTCCAGGAATTCAAGGACCGCATCGGCGACATCGTCAACGGCATCGTCAAGCGCGTCGAATACGGCTCGGTGATCGTCGATCTCGGCCGCGGCGAAGCCATCGTGCGCCGCGACGAGATGCTGCCGCGCGAAGTGTTCCGCAACGGCGACCGCGTCCGCGCCTACATCTTCGACGTTCGCCGCGAGACCCGCGGGCCGCAGATCTTCCTGTCGCGCACCCATCCGCAGTTCATGGTGAAATTGTTCGCGCAGGAAGTGCCGGAAATCTACGACGGCATCGTCGAGATCAAAGCGGTCGCCCGCGATCCCGGATCGCGCGCGAAAATCGGCGTGATTTCGCGGGATTCCTCGGTGGATCCGGTCGGCGCCTGCGTCGGCATGCGCGGTTCGCGCGTGCAGGCCGTGGTCAACGAGCTGCAGGGCGAGAAGATCGACATCATCCCGTGGTCGCCGGATATCGCGACCTTCGTCGTCAATGCGCTGGCGCCGGCGGAAGTCTCGAAAGTCGTGATTGATGAAGATCGTGAGCGAATCGAGGTTGTCGTTCCCGATACGAATAACCAGCTATCCCTTGCGATCGGCCGTCGCGGCCAGAACGTGCGTCTGGCCTCGCAGCTGACCGGCTGGGATATCGACATCCTCACCGAGACGGAAGAATCCGAGCGCCGTCAGGCCGACTTCGAGAATTCCACCCGCGTGTTCATGGAAGCGCTGAACGTCGACGAAGTGGTCGGGCAGTTGCTGGCGACCGAAGGCTTCACGTCGGTTGAAGAACTGGCAATGGTCGACGGGCAGGAACTGGCTTCCATCGAAGGTTTTGACGACGAGACCGCCGCCGAGCTGCAAAGCCGGGCGCGGGAATATCTGGAACAGCTCGAATCGGAGCTGGAAAACAAACGTAAGGAACTAGGCGTGGAAGACGCATTGAAGACGGTGCCCGGCGTGACCCTCAAGATGATGGTCAAGTTCGGCGAAAACGAGATCAAGACCGTCGAAGACCTGGCCGGCTGCGCGACCGACGATCTGGTCGGCTGGACCGAACGCAAGGAAGGCTCCGAGCCGGTCAAACACCCTGGCGTGCTCGATGCCAGCGAAGTTTCGCGCGAGGACGCCGAGGCGCTGATCATGCAGGCACGCGTTATCGCCGGCTGGATCACCCAGGCCGACCTCGACAAGGGCGCCGAAGCCGACGCCTCCGAAGAAGCGTAA
- a CDS encoding RNA-binding protein: MLAIADQADLDKGPRSTKSGTERMCAVTRAVRPIDELIRFVVAPTGEAIPDLKRKLPGRGLWVTANRKTVAEAVRRNVFARGFKKTIKASPTLADDTDKLMVRGCIEALAMTAKAGAVVSGFTKVEDVLKRQNAMALLHASDGAADGIRKLDGIARQNAEFGDNPQLLPIITVLSCDELDLALGRSNVIHAAVLTGPAGKTFLSRSQTLVRYRMADDDDNASAKVSPKQDLASTPQDVPATAVNKNSLEETVRTRTTQQD, encoded by the coding sequence ATGCTCGCCATTGCTGACCAAGCAGATCTCGACAAGGGACCCCGGAGCACCAAATCCGGGACCGAGCGGATGTGCGCGGTCACGCGGGCTGTGCGCCCGATCGATGAACTGATCCGCTTTGTCGTCGCGCCCACGGGCGAGGCAATCCCCGATCTGAAGCGCAAGCTTCCCGGCCGCGGCCTGTGGGTCACGGCCAACCGCAAGACCGTGGCGGAGGCCGTCAGGCGCAATGTTTTCGCCAGGGGCTTCAAGAAAACCATCAAGGCATCGCCGACGCTGGCCGACGACACCGACAAATTGATGGTGCGAGGCTGCATCGAAGCCCTGGCGATGACCGCCAAGGCCGGCGCCGTGGTGTCCGGCTTCACCAAGGTCGAGGATGTGCTGAAGCGCCAGAATGCGATGGCCCTGCTGCACGCTTCCGACGGCGCGGCCGACGGAATCCGCAAACTGGACGGCATTGCCCGCCAGAATGCCGAATTCGGCGACAATCCGCAGCTTTTGCCGATTATTACGGTTTTGAGCTGCGATGAATTGGATTTGGCATTAGGCCGGTCAAATGTGATACATGCTGCCGTGCTTACAGGCCCGGCGGGCAAAACGTTCCTGTCACGCAGCCAGACCCTGGTCCGATACCGGATGGCTGACGACGACGACAACGCCAGCGCCAAAGTTTCGCCGAAACAGGATCTGGCTTCGACGCCACAGGATGTGCCGGCAACGGCAGTGAACAAGAATTCGCTTGAAGAGACGGTGCGGACGCGCACCACGCAACAGGATTAG
- a CDS encoding DUF2336 domain-containing protein encodes MAVMDSLIPGLEEIVQHGDPRRRSDAVRKISELFLAGASQFQPAHIDLFDGILTSLVPQTEIEARSALSEQLSALTNAPPQLVALLVRDDEIMIAGPLLRRSPVIDEITLVELARLKGQPHLMAISDRSMLSPPITDVIVRRGDRDVVRRVAGNAGANFSHLGYAGLIRRAGDDGVLAVTVGQRRDLSPPQLKDLLARSVEVVRRRLFEAVPETQRAAISRAIAEISGTPKHLAITSDFAAAQRMVQKLHHADELNEGALLRFARAHQYEETVAALSAMSGVRIATVDLLLKGDRDDPILILGKSIGISWATVRALMALRLGPGRTAAALDVEEARHNFERLVPATAQRVLTFWQTREPTAPMPV; translated from the coding sequence ATGGCGGTGATGGATTCCTTGATTCCCGGGCTCGAGGAGATTGTCCAGCATGGCGATCCCCGTCGACGCAGCGATGCCGTGCGAAAAATCTCCGAATTGTTTCTGGCCGGCGCCTCGCAATTCCAGCCGGCCCATATCGATCTGTTCGACGGCATCCTCACCAGCCTGGTTCCGCAGACCGAAATTGAAGCGCGCAGCGCGCTTTCCGAGCAGCTTTCCGCGCTGACCAACGCGCCGCCGCAATTGGTGGCGCTGCTGGTGCGCGACGACGAAATCATGATCGCCGGCCCATTGTTGCGCCGGTCGCCTGTCATCGACGAGATCACACTGGTCGAACTGGCCAGGCTCAAGGGCCAGCCGCATCTGATGGCGATCTCGGACCGGTCGATGCTGTCGCCTCCGATCACCGACGTTATCGTGCGCCGCGGTGACCGCGACGTGGTGCGCCGGGTCGCCGGCAATGCCGGCGCCAATTTCTCCCATCTCGGCTATGCCGGTCTGATCCGCCGCGCCGGCGATGACGGCGTGCTGGCCGTCACGGTCGGCCAGCGCCGCGACCTGTCGCCGCCGCAGCTCAAAGACCTCCTGGCCCGTTCGGTCGAAGTGGTGCGCCGCCGCCTGTTCGAGGCCGTGCCGGAGACACAGCGCGCCGCGATCAGCCGGGCGATAGCGGAAATCTCGGGCACGCCGAAACATCTGGCGATCACCAGTGATTTCGCCGCGGCGCAGCGCATGGTGCAGAAGCTGCACCATGCCGACGAACTCAACGAAGGCGCGCTGCTGCGCTTTGCCAGGGCGCATCAGTATGAGGAAACCGTGGCGGCACTGTCGGCGATGTCCGGCGTCCGCATCGCCACCGTCGACCTGCTGCTGAAGGGCGACCGCGACGATCCGATCCTGATACTCGGCAAGTCGATCGGGATTTCCTGGGCGACGGTCCGCGCCCTGATGGCGCTGCGCCTTGGTCCCGGCCGCACCGCGGCTGCGTTGGACGTCGAGGAGGCCCGGCATAATTTCGAGCGCCTGGTGCCGGCGACCGCGCAGCGCGTGCTGACCTTCTGGCAGACCCGCGAGCCCACCGCGCCGATGCCGGTGTAG
- the infB gene encoding translation initiation factor IF-2 produces the protein MVDTKSPGDKTLSVPSKTLTLKPRVEQGTVRQSFSHGRTNVVVVEKRGKRRVAADVPTAPVALSPAPTPAPAPTPAPVAAQPAAAAPAPTPAAPKPAAAPTPVAAAAPAPAVAAVAAPKPPAPIAAAPTPAAPRPAPRPASPSSGRSSAPPTRHAPPAPPARAPMRSSSPQTRSGSGVVLRTLTEEERNARASALADARVRDAEERRLAEIELARRNSKEGIAQAEREAAEARKKAEDERHRIEEEVKAKAEREAKKRFGEAEAKNAAAAAATAKAAGLPPPRAPGVAADATDEDEGPRQIRRGPGGAARPVVPPKTTAKPAPAKQRGRLTLVTALSAGDVRERSIASFRRRTQRLKGHQSNEPKEKLIREVVIPEAITIQELANRMAERAVDVIRMLMKQGQMVKITDVIDADTAQLIAEELGHTVKRVAESDVEEGLFDKVEDAADVEPRSPVVTVMGHVDHGKTSLLDALRHANVVSGEAGGITQHIGAYQVTSPESGKKITFIDTPGHAAFTAMRARGAKVTDIVILVVAADDGVMPQTIEAINHAKAAKVPMIVAINKMDKPDAKAERVRTELLQYEVQVESFGGDVVDVEVSAKNKTNLDKLLEMVALQADLLDLKTNTDRPAEGTVIEAKLDRGRGPVATVLVQRGTLRVGDIIVAGAEMGRVRALINDQGETVTEAGPSVPVEVLGFNGPPEAGDRVAVVENEARAREVTSYRAHQKREKSASAISGMRGSLEQMMSQLKTTGRKDFPLIIKADVQGSLEAILGSLEKLGTDEVTARILHAGVGGISESDVTLAEGFNAAIIGFSVRANKEATAAAKRNGIEIRYYNIIYDLVDDVKKAMSGLLAPTLRETMLGNALILEVFNISKVGKVAGCRVTDGTVERGANVRLIRDNVVVHEGKLSTLKRFKDEVKEVASGQECGMAFETYGDMRAGDVIECYRVETIQRSL, from the coding sequence ATGGTTGATACGAAATCGCCTGGCGACAAGACACTGAGTGTTCCCTCCAAGACCTTGACGCTGAAGCCACGCGTCGAGCAGGGCACCGTGCGCCAGAGCTTCAGCCACGGACGTACCAACGTCGTCGTGGTGGAAAAGCGCGGCAAGCGCCGGGTGGCCGCTGATGTGCCGACCGCGCCCGTCGCGCTGAGCCCCGCGCCGACGCCAGCGCCTGCGCCGACCCCGGCTCCCGTAGCCGCCCAGCCGGCGGCTGCCGCTCCTGCACCGACCCCCGCGGCTCCCAAGCCGGCCGCGGCGCCGACGCCGGTTGCAGCGGCTGCGCCCGCGCCCGCCGTGGCCGCCGTGGCCGCCCCGAAGCCGCCGGCGCCCATTGCCGCCGCGCCGACCCCTGCAGCACCGCGTCCGGCACCGCGCCCGGCGTCGCCATCCTCCGGCCGGTCCTCCGCGCCGCCAACCCGCCACGCCCCGCCGGCGCCGCCGGCGCGCGCGCCGATGCGCTCGTCATCGCCGCAGACCCGCAGCGGTTCCGGCGTCGTGCTGCGCACCCTGACCGAAGAAGAGCGCAACGCCCGCGCCTCGGCGCTGGCCGATGCGCGCGTGCGCGATGCCGAGGAGCGCCGCCTCGCCGAAATCGAACTGGCCCGCCGCAATTCCAAGGAAGGTATTGCCCAGGCCGAGCGTGAAGCCGCCGAAGCCCGCAAGAAGGCCGAGGACGAGCGTCACCGGATCGAGGAAGAGGTCAAGGCCAAGGCCGAGCGCGAAGCCAAGAAGCGTTTTGGCGAGGCCGAGGCCAAGAATGCTGCGGCTGCCGCCGCGACCGCCAAGGCCGCCGGCCTGCCGCCGCCGCGTGCGCCGGGCGTTGCCGCCGACGCCACCGACGAGGATGAAGGTCCGCGCCAGATCCGCCGCGGTCCCGGCGGCGCTGCGCGCCCCGTCGTTCCGCCGAAAACCACCGCCAAGCCGGCCCCTGCCAAGCAGCGCGGCCGCCTGACGCTGGTCACCGCTCTGTCCGCCGGCGACGTCCGCGAGCGTTCGATCGCCTCGTTCCGTCGCCGTACCCAGCGCCTCAAGGGTCACCAGTCGAACGAGCCGAAGGAAAAGCTCATCCGCGAAGTCGTCATTCCGGAAGCGATCACCATCCAGGAGCTCGCCAACCGCATGGCCGAGCGCGCCGTGGACGTGATCCGGATGCTGATGAAGCAGGGCCAGATGGTCAAGATCACCGACGTGATCGACGCCGACACCGCCCAGCTGATCGCCGAAGAACTCGGCCACACCGTCAAGCGCGTGGCGGAATCCGACGTGGAAGAAGGTCTGTTCGACAAGGTGGAAGATGCCGCCGACGTCGAGCCGCGCTCGCCCGTCGTCACCGTCATGGGCCACGTCGATCACGGCAAGACCTCGCTGCTCGACGCGCTCCGCCATGCCAACGTGGTGTCCGGCGAAGCCGGCGGCATCACCCAGCATATCGGCGCCTATCAGGTCACCTCGCCCGAAAGCGGCAAGAAGATCACCTTCATCGATACGCCGGGCCACGCCGCGTTCACCGCGATGCGCGCCCGCGGCGCCAAGGTCACGGACATCGTGATCCTGGTCGTCGCCGCCGATGACGGCGTGATGCCGCAGACCATCGAGGCGATCAACCACGCCAAGGCGGCCAAGGTGCCGATGATCGTGGCGATCAACAAGATGGACAAGCCCGACGCCAAGGCCGAGCGCGTCCGCACCGAACTGTTGCAGTACGAAGTGCAGGTCGAATCCTTCGGCGGCGACGTCGTCGACGTCGAAGTGTCCGCCAAGAACAAGACCAACCTCGACAAGCTCCTGGAAATGGTGGCGCTGCAGGCCGACCTGCTCGACCTCAAGACCAACACCGACCGTCCGGCCGAAGGTACCGTGATCGAAGCCAAGCTCGATCGCGGCCGGGGTCCGGTTGCCACCGTGCTGGTTCAGCGCGGCACGCTGCGCGTGGGCGACATCATCGTCGCCGGCGCCGAAATGGGCCGCGTCCGCGCGCTGATCAACGATCAGGGCGAAACCGTCACCGAAGCCGGCCCCTCGGTGCCGGTCGAAGTGCTCGGCTTCAACGGTCCGCCGGAAGCCGGCGATCGCGTCGCCGTGGTCGAGAACGAAGCCCGTGCCCGCGAAGTCACCAGCTACCGCGCGCATCAGAAGCGCGAGAAGTCCGCCTCCGCCATCTCCGGCATGCGCGGCTCGCTCGAGCAGATGATGAGCCAGCTGAAGACGACGGGTCGCAAGGACTTCCCGCTGATCATCAAGGCCGACGTGCAGGGCTCGCTCGAAGCGATCCTGGGCTCGCTGGAGAAGCTCGGCACCGACGAAGTCACCGCACGCATCCTGCATGCAGGCGTCGGCGGCATCTCGGAATCCGACGTCACGCTGGCGGAAGGCTTCAACGCCGCCATCATCGGCTTCTCGGTCCGTGCCAACAAGGAAGCCACCGCGGCCGCCAAGCGCAACGGCATCGAGATCCGCTACTACAACATCATCTACGACCTCGTGGATGACGTGAAGAAGGCGATGTCCGGCCTGCTCGCGCCGACCTTGCGCGAAACCATGCTCGGCAATGCCCTGATCCTGGAAGTGTTCAACATCTCCAAGGTCGGCAAGGTCGCGGGTTGCCGCGTCACCGACGGCACCGTGGAACGCGGCGCCAATGTGCGTCTGATCCGCGACAACGTCGTCGTGCACGAAGGCAAGCTGTCGACCCTGAAGCGCTTCAAGGACGAAGTGAAGGAAGTCGCATCCGGTCAGGAATGCGGCATGGCGTTCGAAACCTACGGCGACATGCGCGCCGGCGATGTTATCGAGTGTTATCGCGTCGAAACCATCCAGCGCTCGTTGTAA
- a CDS encoding tRNA (guanine(46)-N(7))-methyltransferase TrmB, whose protein sequence is MNQPDPHSDDTLAARDDAAAPADDGFYRGSFFGRRKGHKLKLNQAELFKTLLPRLSFDIKAKAPADLRTLFAPAVEAVRVEIGFGSGEHLVAEALAFPHIGFIGCEPYINGMAKILTDIEDSGVGNIRLYAGDAAELLAWAPAASFTRIDLIHPDPWPKRRHWKRRFVQDATLAEMARVLVPSGEFRFVHDIPDYVAWTLWHLMRSPHFAWTAERADDWRLPWPNYTMTRYGRKATREGRQAAYIISKKIS, encoded by the coding sequence ATGAACCAGCCCGATCCACATTCCGACGACACACTTGCAGCGCGCGATGACGCCGCCGCGCCGGCCGATGACGGCTTTTATCGCGGCTCGTTCTTCGGACGCCGCAAGGGCCACAAGCTGAAGCTGAACCAGGCCGAGTTGTTCAAGACGCTGCTGCCGCGGCTGTCGTTCGACATCAAGGCGAAAGCGCCGGCGGATCTGCGCACGCTGTTTGCGCCAGCCGTCGAGGCCGTCCGCGTCGAGATCGGCTTCGGCAGCGGCGAGCATCTGGTGGCGGAGGCGCTGGCTTTTCCGCACATCGGATTTATCGGCTGCGAGCCCTACATCAACGGCATGGCCAAGATCCTGACGGACATCGAGGACAGCGGCGTCGGCAACATCCGGCTCTATGCCGGCGACGCCGCCGAATTGCTGGCCTGGGCGCCGGCGGCGTCCTTTACGCGGATCGACCTGATCCATCCCGACCCCTGGCCGAAGCGCCGGCACTGGAAGCGACGCTTCGTGCAGGATGCGACGCTGGCCGAGATGGCGCGGGTGCTGGTACCGTCCGGTGAATTCCGATTCGTGCACGACATCCCGGACTACGTGGCCTGGACGCTGTGGCACCTGATGCGCTCGCCGCATTTTGCCTGGACCGCGGAGCGCGCCGACGACTGGCGGCTGCCATGGCCGAACTACACCATGACCCGCTATGGCCGCAAAGCCACGCGGGAAGGCCGCCAGGCGGCGTATATCATTTCAAAGAAAATCTCGTAG
- the rbfA gene encoding 30S ribosome-binding factor RbfA, with product MPKHHQKGSSASGAQRQLRVGEIMRHAIADILSQGGVHDPVLETNLITVPEVKMSPDLKLATVYVMPLGGKNTELVLKALAANKGFLRTEAARRVNLKFAPDLRFRIDERFDEAERIEKLLRTPAVQRDLQQDSDEKE from the coding sequence ATGCCCAAGCATCACCAAAAAGGTTCGTCCGCATCAGGCGCGCAGCGCCAGCTCCGCGTCGGCGAAATCATGCGGCACGCGATCGCCGACATTCTTTCGCAAGGCGGCGTGCACGATCCGGTGCTCGAGACCAACCTCATCACGGTGCCGGAAGTGAAGATGTCGCCGGACCTGAAACTGGCGACCGTCTATGTGATGCCGCTCGGCGGCAAGAACACCGAGCTGGTGCTGAAGGCGCTCGCCGCCAACAAGGGCTTCCTGCGCACCGAGGCGGCGCGCCGCGTTAATCTGAAATTCGCACCTGATCTTCGCTTCCGCATCGATGAGCGATTCGACGAAGCGGAACGTATCGAGAAGCTACTGAGAACACCCGCGGTACAGCGCGACCTGCAACAAGATTCGGACGAAAAAGAATGA